Proteins encoded within one genomic window of Dromaius novaehollandiae isolate bDroNov1 chromosome 7, bDroNov1.hap1, whole genome shotgun sequence:
- the LOC112990876 gene encoding uncharacterized protein LOC112990876 isoform X4, producing MPVGQTLTAGYSTMYSPQHLPPENTSFMERSFICRLRCLLDNSSGFLALNFHGRLKLLHGLQKRASSRSSVLPQLALFAIATPLQPFSILELQTKTFIFQTKHKLDFTPTACDSRGKVVLGYTETELCMRGSGYQFVHVADMMYCAENHVRMMKTGESGLTVFRLLTKKAGWVWVQANARLVYKGGQPDCIIARQRALSNEEGEEHLRKRNLQLPFSFATGEAVLYGNDLPDFLDSFQTKEEFQTNKDSHMEQCSVDPSSLLEAMKKQDASVYVSHADNVLQFPLTDLISEPDGPGQEKKASDTKEDSDSLLVIIETLFEKSEVDGNICQTLQNLSADNMELQQWEETVFGLGAEQLTSQNTGERLGSGANAYTEQMPFRKDTGKSMDFPHCSATVASCSEESSRAALWAISSAAPVPLGFQTPLQCQAPDAQDQDAVVSLVSIMSKGNSAQPEQQVPFNPAGLVKGTTPGTSGSRSKPSVTGQLANPGQLFQGKDTSSLPADSIVPKNQSQTGCQLMGSGYPPPLDSNALVTQWHNTPVLANPANALGQSIAPGDCPSEAWVTVAPKKLGVVGMQMESQQTALAGNQQSVLGSPEAGLRLSPLQPAPWPEQDLRKSCTVQFSAIEDLRNAAAALPVRESKPLEAGQQPGNGNFPKQPSAPPTVSSFYWEGDWVMLQEDKWLMQPRPQLVQAGTHPQGCSELIPVQHNSILLDNSMDPNTQQTEHTVLPQWEYGNSKGFFKHQNTFLKDVPKISLPQRPSTLSCHSESHPGASHYSSGPMLGCSTTLPVEVGAKAPSPELGPCFPSVSFTDRQAGGQPLCA from the exons ATGCCTGTGGGCCAGACTCTGACAGCTGGATACAGCACCATGTacagcccccagcacctccccCCTGAGAACACTTCCTTCATGGAGAGGAGTTTCATCTGCCGTCTCCGCTGCTTACTGGATAACTCCTCAGGATTTCTG GCCTTGAATTTCCATGGACGCTTGAAATTGCTTCATGGGCTGCAGAAGAGGGCATCCAGTAGGTCCTCAGTGCTTCCCCAACTGGCTCTCTTTGCCATCGCAACTCCCCTCCAGCCATTCTCAATCCTGGAGCTTCAGACCAAGACGTTCATCTTCCAGACAAAGCATAAGCTGGACTTTACTCCAACTGCCTGTGATTCCAG GGGGAAGGTTGTGCTGGGATATACGGAAACAGAGCTGTGTATGAGGGGATCCGGATACCAGTTTGTGCACGTGGCTGACATGATGTACTGCGCGGAGAACCACGTGAGAA TGATGAAGACAGGGGAGAGTGGCCTGACAGTTTTCAGGCTACTGACCAAGAAGGCTGGCTGGGTCTGGGTCCAGGCCAATGCCAGGCTGGTGTACAAAGGAGGCCAGCCTGACTGCATCATCGCCAGACAGCGGGCCCTCTC AAATGAAGAAGGGGAGGAACATCTGCGGAAGCGAAACCTGCAGCTGCCTTTTAGTTTTGCCACAGGGGAAGCAGTCTTATATGGCAATGACCTTCCTGATTTCCTGGATTCCTTCCAGACTAAGGAGGAGTTTCAGACAAATAAAGACTCCCACATGGAACAGTGCTCAGTAGACCCCAGTTCTCTTCTTGAGGCCATGAAGAAGCAGGATGCATCTGTGTATGTCTCTCATGCTGATAATGTGCTGCAGTTCCCCTTGACAGATCTCATCAGTGAGCCTGATGGGCCAGGCCAGGAGAAGAAAGCTAGCGACACCAAGGAGGACAGCGACTCCCTCCTGGTCATCATTGAAACCCTCTTTGAGAAAAGTGAGGTGGACGGGAACATCTGCCAGACCCTCCAGAACCTCAGTGCGGACaacatggagctgcagcagtGGGAGGAGACTGTGTTTGGCttgggtgcagagcagctgacatCTCAGAACACTGGTGAGAGGCTGGGCAGTGGGGCGAATGCCTACACGGAACAGATGCCATTCAGGAAGGACACTGGGAAGAGCATGGACTTCCCACACTGCAGTGCAACGGTGGCCTCCTGCAGTGAGGAAAGCAGTCGTGCAGCTCTCTGGGCAATTAGTTCAGCAGCTCCTGTACCACTGGGGTTTCAAACACCACTGCAGTGTCAGGCACCTGATGCACAAGACCAAGATGCTGTGGTCTCTCTTGTCTCCATTATGTCCAAGGGCAACTCTGCTCAACCCGAACAGCAGGTGCCATTTAACCCAGCTGGGCTCGTGAAAGGAACCACCCCAGGTACTTCAGGCTCCCGAAGCAAGCCATCTGTAACAGGTCAGCTGGCAAACCCAGGACAATTGTTTCAAGGAAAAGATACCAGCTCCCTTCCTGCAGACAGCATTGTTCCTAAAAATCAGAGCCAGACAGGGTGCCAGCTGATGGGCTCAGGCTATCCACCTCCATTGGATTCAAATGCATTAGTGACTCAGTGGCACAATACTCCAGTCCTGGCAAACCCAGCCAATGCTTTGGGGCAGAGCATCGCTCCAGGAGATTGCCCATCAGAAGCTTGGGTGACTGTGGCTCCAAAAAAGCTGGGAGTGGTAGGAATGCAGATGGAGTCACAGCAAACTGCTCTGGCTGGTAACCAGCAGAGCGTGCTTGGCTCCCCAGAGGCTGGGCTGCGCTTGTCGCCTTTGCAACCCGCTCCTTGGCCTGAACAGGACTTGCGCAAGTCTTGCACAGTCCAGTTCTCTGCAATTGAGGACCTCCGtaatgcagcagcagctctccctgtGCGAGAATCAAAGCCATTAGAAgctggccagcagccaggaaatgGGAACTTCCCCAAACAGCCTTCTGCTCCGCCCACAGTGTCCAGCTTTTACTGGGAAGGGGACTGGGTGATGCTCCAAGAGGACAAGTGGTTAATGCAGCCCCGGCCACAACTTGTGCAGGCTGGGACACATCCTCAGGGATGCAGTGAGCTAATTCCAGTGCAACACAACAGCATCCTGCTGGATAATAGCATGGACCCAAACACCCAGCAGACAGAACACACTGTGCTGCCTCAGTGGGAGTATGGCAATAGCAAGGGCTTCTTTAAACATCAAAATACCTTTCTTAAGGATGTCCCTAAAATATCCCTTCCCCAGCGCCCAAGCACTTTGTCTTGCCACAGTGAGAGCCACCCTGGAGCATCACATTACTCGTCAGGACCCATGCTGGGTTGCTCAACAACTCTCCCTGTGGAGGTAGGTGCAAAAGCACCCTCCCCTGAGCTAGGGCCTTGCTTTCCATCAGTGTCCttcacagacagacaggcaggtGGGCAGCCACTCTGTGCTTGA